The genomic stretch TGGATGTACCTGAACGAAACCAGAGACGCCTACATTCTCATTCCGTCACGTGTCGCCATCGTGCAGCGCATCTATCGTATGTCCATGGACGGGCTTGGCATCCACAAAATCACACAGACGCTCAATCGTGAGCGTGTCGAACCGTTCAACGGTGGCGGCAAGGCCAGCAAGAACCCGAGAAAACAGTGGGCGGTTTCGTCGGTGAATTCCATCCTGCAAAACCGTGCAGTGTTCGGTGAATTCCAGATGAAAATTCGAACCCATGAAGTCGGCACTAGAGGCAAGGCCAATGATGGGGAACCGATACAAGGATATTACCCTGTCATCATCACGGAAGGCGAATACAACGCATCAGCGGCTATCAGGAACAACCGAAGGACAGCCGCCACAGGTAGGAAGGGTGAGACACATTCAAACCTTTTTACGGGAATGGCGTTTTGTTCCGAGTGTGGCGGTAAGATGCACCAGCGGCGGCTTGGCACCTATAAGAGCAAGAACCCAGAGGTAACGGAGCGCTACCGCAATACCAAAATCCTGTATTGCTCCGAAACCGTGAATGGGAACTGCACATCCAAGAGTTGGGATTACACGAATTTTGAAAATTCCTTCCTGACCTTCATGCGTACAGAAGTGGACGTTGAAACTATCATCAATGGTGGAACTGACAATCAGATTGAGAGAGTCAACGGTGAGCTTCAACAGCTTGAAGGTGAAAGACAGGTGATCGAGTCCAAGGTAAGTGACCTATTGGAGTTGGATGGTTCTACACCCATGGCATCCATCAAAGCCAAGCTGGCAAAGCACGATGAACGACTCCAATGGATCATCAAACGTGCCGAACATCTGAACAGGGAACGTGCCGTGATTGTTGAAAGCCGTAGGGCTGCAAAGGTTGTCGAGTTCAAAGGGTTTCCAACGGACATCAGCGCAACCGAACTGTATGACATGAGAGCCAAGACCGCCCAACAAATCCGGAGCGTGGTGGAGCGTGTCGAGTTGTACAGACCCAACTTGGCCAAACGTGTCAATCAGGCTGGCATTCAACCGCCAATGACCAAGGAGTCTGATAGCCGAGTTGATAGGAATTACATGGTTCGTTTCAAAGGTGGTGCAGCCCGTTTGATCTATCCTGATGGTGGTGACGCATTCGAGTCATTCATCGTGAAGAACATGGGATTTGGTGAACAGGCAGGATTGCCCAAGGCCACCAGAACATCAGAGGAATTTGCACAGGCAAGGGCTGGACGGTGACAAATCACGACAATGTTACTCACAGGACCGTTGATATAATGAGGTTCGGTTTTCCATCTAGACAGGCTTAAAATGTGCCGCTAGGTGCAGGGTTGGAACTAACCCCAACCTATAGTAATTTAAAACAATGGAAATTTCGAACGAGAACTTTAAAAAGTTTCAGGATCGACTCGTTGAATGGATAAACACAT from Mesorhizobium sp. 113-3-3 encodes the following:
- a CDS encoding recombinase family protein; amino-acid sequence: MSMERAKPMISIMKIPSAYSYIRWSSDIQADGDSNRRQTELAGKWCEQKGIQLAPENILKDEGISAFRGKNLSEGSLGGFLASVKAGKIEPGSYLLVESVDRLSRQEPLKTLAMVIFQLLEADIVIVTLDTGKEYRNPINPADVFLLVATAIRANEESETKRKRNVAAWKNKRDQARSGGKKLTKICPAWMYLNETRDAYILIPSRVAIVQRIYRMSMDGLGIHKITQTLNRERVEPFNGGGKASKNPRKQWAVSSVNSILQNRAVFGEFQMKIRTHEVGTRGKANDGEPIQGYYPVIITEGEYNASAAIRNNRRTAATGRKGETHSNLFTGMAFCSECGGKMHQRRLGTYKSKNPEVTERYRNTKILYCSETVNGNCTSKSWDYTNFENSFLTFMRTEVDVETIINGGTDNQIERVNGELQQLEGERQVIESKVSDLLELDGSTPMASIKAKLAKHDERLQWIIKRAEHLNRERAVIVESRRAAKVVEFKGFPTDISATELYDMRAKTAQQIRSVVERVELYRPNLAKRVNQAGIQPPMTKESDSRVDRNYMVRFKGGAARLIYPDGGDAFESFIVKNMGFGEQAGLPKATRTSEEFAQARAGR